A window of the Butyricimonas virosa genome harbors these coding sequences:
- a CDS encoding DUF3078 domain-containing protein: MRNLVLVIFISLLSINSLFAQKREHTRVMPKLSRSYVLPLKHNKTDSLYHTRPQFKYIYLRHKNQHIDDPHVRYALDNLKKERMKYYELYKAINTLSDYAENEHIKYMLNYVRNYFETVQAKEEAIRQIQDRIKRDSIDFYKEHPEDSIQCDKLLNQNLKTLLSFMNQDVNYQWLKEKSRDSVQITLLSASNRPKNLWLNTGKTQYYRFMAENFIGDTIGTWVKVMPRGNQLKFFLDENVYQYQKYSEPKEIVKECLLKAPDSMYFVLSEMNIGNISQRRWMYYSDVTFSFGQGFISSNWASGGENSLSILSDLKYFATYKKSNTTWENSIRYRLGALKSGSEDLSKNEDKLELQSKLGIKAFKHWNYATQFDMNTVLFKTKNNPNKEVVAAFLTPGNFTLSLGLDYKPKNNISLYLSPIAGQWVYMRDTNLVAPSRYGLETGKKFKSDAGAKIELKNQHELFKFLKIDNHLIIFSSYYEQPEKLTLDWRLTLNFKINYFMQTSIYANAVYNQNDSKKIQLKQTLNLGVYFRF; encoded by the coding sequence ATGAGAAATCTTGTTCTTGTTATTTTTATATCACTATTATCTATAAATTCTCTTTTTGCCCAGAAAAGAGAACATACACGTGTTATGCCTAAATTGTCTCGTTCTTACGTGTTACCATTAAAGCATAACAAGACGGATTCTCTTTATCATACACGGCCTCAATTCAAATATATTTATTTGCGTCATAAAAATCAACATATTGACGATCCTCACGTTCGCTATGCTTTGGATAACTTGAAAAAAGAAAGAATGAAATATTATGAGTTGTACAAAGCTATCAATACATTAAGTGATTATGCGGAAAACGAGCACATTAAATATATGCTCAATTACGTGAGAAACTATTTTGAAACGGTACAGGCAAAAGAAGAAGCCATTCGGCAGATTCAAGATCGTATAAAAAGAGACAGCATCGATTTTTATAAAGAACACCCGGAAGATTCCATACAATGTGATAAACTGTTGAACCAGAATTTGAAAACATTACTCTCTTTCATGAATCAGGACGTGAATTATCAATGGTTGAAGGAAAAAAGTCGTGATTCTGTACAAATTACGTTATTATCAGCCTCTAACCGTCCTAAAAATTTATGGCTTAACACTGGTAAAACACAATATTATCGCTTTATGGCCGAGAATTTTATTGGAGACACGATCGGTACTTGGGTAAAAGTAATGCCAAGGGGAAATCAACTGAAATTCTTTTTGGATGAAAATGTTTATCAATATCAAAAATACTCGGAACCTAAAGAAATTGTTAAAGAATGTCTTCTAAAAGCTCCTGATTCAATGTATTTTGTTCTATCGGAAATGAATATCGGGAATATATCCCAAAGGCGCTGGATGTACTATTCCGATGTGACTTTTTCTTTCGGCCAGGGTTTTATTAGTAGTAACTGGGCCAGCGGTGGTGAAAACTCGCTGTCAATTCTCTCTGACTTAAAGTATTTTGCAACTTATAAAAAAAGTAACACGACGTGGGAAAACTCTATCCGTTATCGTCTGGGAGCTTTAAAAAGCGGTAGTGAAGACTTGAGTAAAAATGAAGATAAGCTGGAACTCCAATCGAAACTGGGAATAAAGGCTTTTAAACATTGGAACTACGCCACGCAGTTCGATATGAATACCGTGTTATTCAAAACAAAGAATAACCCAAACAAAGAGGTTGTTGCAGCCTTTTTGACACCGGGGAATTTCACGTTATCTTTGGGTTTGGACTATAAACCTAAGAATAACATTTCCTTGTACCTGTCTCCTATTGCCGGACAATGGGTATATATGCGTGATACAAACCTTGTTGCGCCCAGTCGTTATGGATTGGAAACAGGGAAAAAATTCAAAAGTGATGCCGGAGCAAAAATTGAATTAAAAAACCAGCATGAACTTTTCAAGTTTTTGAAAATAGACAATCATCTGATTATATTCTCCAGTTATTATGAACAACCGGAAAAATTGACATTAGACTGGCGATTAACGTTGAACTTTAAAATCAATTATTTCATGCAGACCTCCATCTATGCCAATGCTGTTTATAACCAGAATGATTCTAAAAAGATACAATTGAAACAAACATTAAACTTAGGAGTATATTTTAGATTTTAA
- a CDS encoding nucleoid-associated protein: MMNFESCEINNIVIHDIGNKYEDGKLRLSEACFLPDDMDVHNLLKSYFLAPFKKDAYYRFAPIEDNLYHNLVYNAVNSIFEDNSNFYEASLNIAQHLFDQSNHPNIKAGELYMVHFKNCVLEEGPCDAIGIFKSETKDTFLKIIMNDNSYQLESESGINIKKLDKACLVFDVESENGYRVSILDKTNSTEAVYWTTDFLGLEQCEDNYFQTSNYLKLCKDFVQEVYNQENDIPKADQIDMLNRSIDYFKKADTFNENLFKEEVVSDPQIIDAFENFKNYYEEKNELALKDQFDVSNSAVKDEKKYFKHVLKLDKNFHVYIHGQKKYIEKGYDSDRDMNYYKLYFREEN, translated from the coding sequence ATGATGAATTTTGAATCCTGCGAGATCAACAATATCGTGATCCATGATATCGGCAATAAGTACGAGGACGGGAAATTACGTCTCTCGGAAGCTTGTTTTTTACCGGATGACATGGATGTTCACAACCTACTTAAAAGTTATTTCCTTGCACCTTTTAAAAAGGATGCTTATTACCGATTTGCCCCTATTGAAGATAATTTATACCACAATTTGGTGTATAATGCGGTTAATTCCATATTTGAGGATAACTCGAATTTTTACGAGGCTTCGTTAAATATCGCGCAGCATTTGTTCGACCAATCGAACCATCCTAACATAAAAGCCGGAGAGTTATACATGGTACATTTCAAGAATTGCGTGCTGGAAGAAGGACCTTGTGATGCTATTGGGATTTTCAAATCAGAAACGAAAGATACTTTCTTGAAAATCATCATGAATGATAATAGCTATCAATTGGAAAGCGAGTCGGGAATTAATATCAAGAAATTGGATAAAGCCTGTTTGGTTTTCGATGTTGAGAGTGAAAACGGTTATCGGGTAAGTATTTTGGACAAGACAAATTCCACGGAGGCTGTTTACTGGACTACTGATTTTTTAGGATTGGAACAATGTGAGGATAATTATTTCCAGACATCCAATTACTTGAAACTCTGTAAAGATTTTGTACAAGAGGTTTATAATCAAGAAAATGATATTCCGAAAGCGGACCAAATTGATATGCTTAACCGCTCTATCGATTACTTTAAAAAAGCGGATACTTTCAATGAAAATTTGTTCAAAGAGGAAGTTGTCTCCGATCCGCAGATCATCGATGCTTTTGAGAATTTCAAAAACTATTACGAGGAAAAGAACGAACTTGCGTTAAAAGACCAATTTGATGTGTCCAATAGTGCGGTAAAAGACGAAAAAAAATATTTTAAACACGTGTTGAAATTGGATAAGAACTTTCATGTTTATATTCACGGGCAAAAGAAGTACATCGAGAAAGGATATGACTCGGATCGGGATATGAATTATTATAAGTTGTATTTTAGAGAAGAAAACTAA
- the mltG gene encoding endolytic transglycosylase MltG, whose translation MSKKIRSFVIILGVLVVVVGLCAGLGYYYILAPNTSVKDDGIIYLRDNSSISQVLDTLRRHGYIENAYTPSAVAKLKRFASPVKSGRYKIRNGMNNNELINMFRSGNQYPVYFTFNNMRTLDEFVEEAHEKLGTSKEELLTLLKDSDVLADLGFDSTTIMAMFIPNTYQIYWNTPALDLLKRMKKEYHRFWNEDRMAKASVIGLSPEEVITLASIIEEETVKPEEYPVIAGVYINRLNRGIKLDACPTLKFVLGDFTISRILDRYLKIDSPYNTYMYAGLPPGPIRMASIKVIDSVLNYQKHDYLYFCAKSDFSGYHNFSKTLRQHNIYAREYHQELNKRKIWK comes from the coding sequence ATGAGTAAAAAAATCAGGAGCTTTGTTATCATATTAGGTGTATTGGTTGTTGTCGTCGGTCTCTGTGCGGGATTAGGATATTATTATATTCTGGCTCCCAACACGAGTGTCAAAGATGACGGTATTATCTATTTGCGGGATAACAGTTCTATATCACAAGTGCTTGACACGTTGCGACGACACGGGTATATCGAAAACGCATACACCCCCAGCGCGGTTGCCAAGCTAAAACGATTTGCTTCACCCGTGAAATCCGGAAGGTATAAAATTCGGAACGGGATGAATAATAACGAGTTGATCAACATGTTTCGTTCCGGTAACCAATACCCGGTTTACTTCACGTTTAATAATATGCGAACGTTGGATGAATTTGTCGAAGAAGCTCATGAAAAATTAGGTACTTCCAAAGAAGAATTACTAACCTTGCTGAAAGATTCCGATGTGCTTGCCGATTTAGGATTTGATTCTACCACGATCATGGCCATGTTTATTCCTAATACCTATCAGATCTATTGGAATACTCCGGCTCTTGATTTGTTAAAACGAATGAAAAAAGAATATCATCGTTTCTGGAATGAAGATCGAATGGCAAAAGCATCAGTAATTGGACTTTCCCCGGAAGAAGTGATCACGTTGGCTTCCATTATAGAAGAAGAGACCGTTAAACCTGAAGAATACCCTGTCATCGCCGGAGTTTACATCAATCGACTGAACCGGGGAATCAAATTGGATGCTTGCCCGACATTGAAATTCGTGTTGGGAGATTTCACGATAAGTCGTATTCTAGATCGTTATTTGAAGATTGATTCACCTTATAATACATATATGTATGCCGGACTTCCCCCAGGACCAATCCGGATGGCTTCCATCAAAGTCATTGATAGCGTATTGAATTATCAAAAACATGATTATTTGTATTTCTGTGCTAAAAGTGACTTTTCCGGGTATCATAATTTCTCGAAAACACTCCGTCAGCATAACATTTATGCCCGGGAGTACCATCAAGAATTGAATAAACGGAAAATATGGAAGTAA
- the rpsF gene encoding 30S ribosomal protein S6: MNHYETVFITTPVLSEIQVKEAVEKFKAVITENGGNIEHEEAWGLRKLAYPIQKKTTGFYHLIQFEGEGTLVDKLETSYRRDEKVIRFLTFRLDKYAYEYALKRRAKNQVKQEEK; encoded by the coding sequence TTGAATCATTACGAAACCGTTTTCATCACAACTCCCGTTTTATCTGAAATACAGGTAAAGGAAGCGGTAGAAAAATTCAAAGCTGTTATTACCGAAAATGGCGGTAATATCGAGCACGAGGAGGCTTGGGGTCTACGCAAGCTGGCTTATCCAATCCAAAAGAAAACGACAGGTTTTTATCACTTAATCCAATTTGAAGGAGAAGGTACTCTAGTTGACAAACTGGAAACTTCTTACAGACGTGACGAAAAAGTGATTCGTTTCTTGACGTTCAGATTAGACAAGTATGCTTACGAGTATGCATTGAAAAGAAGAGCTAAAAATCAAGTAAAACAAGAGGAGAAATAA
- the rpsR gene encoding 30S ribosomal protein S18, which produces MAQNESEIRYLTPPTVEIKKKKYCRFKKAKIKFIDYKDPEFLKKFLNEQGKILPRRITGTSVKYQKKVATAVKRARHLALLPYLTDLMK; this is translated from the coding sequence ATGGCACAGAACGAAAGCGAAATTAGATATTTAACCCCCCCAACGGTTGAAATCAAAAAGAAAAAGTACTGTCGATTCAAAAAAGCAAAAATCAAATTCATCGACTACAAAGATCCGGAATTTTTAAAGAAATTCTTGAATGAACAAGGAAAGATTCTTCCTAGAAGAATTACCGGAACTTCTGTGAAGTACCAAAAGAAAGTAGCAACCGCTGTGAAAAGAGCAAGACATCTTGCTTTGTTGCCCTACTTAACCGACTTGATGAAATAA
- the rplI gene encoding 50S ribosomal protein L9 codes for MEIILLTDIANLGHKDDIVDVKQGYGRNYLIPQGYAILATPSARKVVAENLRQRAHKEAKLKAEAEAIAAQLAEVKLTIGAKTSSTGKIFGSVNSIMISESLKEKGFDIDRKKIMLKDVKEIGTYTALIKLHREVKVDVEFEVVSE; via the coding sequence ATGGAGATAATATTATTGACAGATATAGCAAACTTAGGACATAAGGATGACATCGTTGATGTAAAACAAGGTTACGGACGTAACTACCTTATTCCTCAAGGTTACGCTATTTTAGCAACACCTTCTGCAAGAAAAGTTGTTGCGGAAAATTTAAGACAAAGAGCTCACAAAGAGGCTAAACTGAAAGCAGAGGCAGAAGCAATTGCAGCACAATTGGCTGAAGTTAAACTTACTATCGGGGCTAAAACCAGTTCTACGGGTAAGATCTTCGGTTCTGTAAATAGCATCATGATTTCTGAAAGTTTGAAGGAGAAAGGTTTCGATATCGACCGGAAGAAGATTATGCTGAAAGATGTAAAAGAGATTGGAACTTATACCGCTCTTATCAAACTTCACAGAGAAGTGAAAGTTGATGTTGAGTTCGAAGTAGTTTCAGAATAA